One region of Silene latifolia isolate original U9 population unplaced genomic scaffold, ASM4854445v1 scaffold_57, whole genome shotgun sequence genomic DNA includes:
- the LOC141639820 gene encoding uncharacterized protein LOC141639820 isoform X2 has translation MIDIEEDVMGFGFIIYMDGESLCQFLDLDELDAMHIGIWMKSLCTHMAERNYVSHDYGFVSPKLFSHKSFGYTYKEYNERIVERLMTPKSLWFAPYNENRKYWLLMTNSVQKGIVYWIDSCGHSPTERFVKMMTDVFQTIGASSQTFVTINAETTAPFSVVGPCGKLSLESISAYPHRSHLQSTTNT, from the exons ATGATTGACATCGAAGAGGATGTTATGGGTTTCGGTTTCATTATTTAtatggatggggaatcactgtgtcagtttctcgaccttgacgagttagatgctatgcacattggaatttggatgaa gtcCCTGTGTACACACATGGCTGAGAggaactatgtttctcatgactacggattcgTGTCACCTAAATTGTTCTCTCATAAGTCCTTTGGATACACATATAAAGAGTACAACGAGAGAATTGTTGAACGGTTGATGacgcccaaaagcctatggtttgccccatataatgagaatcg caagtATTGGCTGCTAATGACAAACAGTGTGCAAAAAggcatagtgtactggattgactcttgcggacatagtcccactgagagatttgtaaagatgatgactga tgtgtttcaaacaattggagcatcaagtcaaacttttgtcacgataaat GCAGAAACGACTGCGCCTTTttctgttgtcggtccatgtgggaAATTATCACTCGAAAGTATATCGGCATACCCTCACCG ttcccacctacaatcaacaacaaataCCTAA
- the LOC141639820 gene encoding uncharacterized protein LOC141639820 isoform X1 has translation MSGDDRLQTMARLILRMVETGDKPSEEELVMVWQVIKEAGEKKKKAGMRSEKDMANDQDGGDEEEAMKAGENDVEVGVEDTFLSSQIPGFDEIVCKKPCVLYYQTYTVASGRIDVARRVEVEGIAPRVGWREVEATELHLEKYGILIVPCSDNWLLQDAVGSIVQWPEKFITADISGELHEAIMAEIRTTTSTPKVTYSTASSPKIQEIGVVGTPNVGVPLKANR, from the exons atgagtggtgatgataga ctacaaacaatggccaggttgatactcagaatggtggaaacaggggataagccatctgaagaagagttggttatggtttggcaagtcataaaggaagcaggggagaagaagaaaaaagcggGCATGCGAAGTGAGAAAGACATGGCAAATGATCAAGATGGGGGAgatgaagaggaagccatgaaggcaGGGGAGAATGACGTGGAGGTGGGAGTCGaagacacgttcttatcatctcAAATTCCGGgttttgacgag atCGTTTGCAAAaagccttgtgttctttactaccAAACCTATACAGTAGCATCGGGCAGAATTGATGTTGCTAGGAGAGTTGAGGTTGAAGGCATTGCCCCCCGTGTGGGATGGAGGGAAGTGGAAGCGACCGAGTTACATCTGGAGAAGTATGGTATTCTAATAGTACCATGTAGTGATAATTGGCTTTTGCAAGATGCcgtgggttctattgtgcaatggcctgaaaAATTCATTACTGCTGACATCtccggg gagttacacgaagccattatggctgaaattaggactactacgtcaacacccaaagtcactTATTCGACTGCCTCTtcacccaaaattcaagag ATCGGGGTTGTAGGAACACCCAACGTTGGTGTTCCTCTTAAAGCTAaccgatga